In Sulfitobacter sp. LCG007, the sequence GTATGCGATCTTCCCCGCCGGAGCGATCTGCGCTAAACCGCGCCGAGCCCGACTCGCCATGAGCCCAAGAGGAGCGTTGCCGAATGACCAAGATCAAAGTCGAAAACCCCGTCGTCGAACTGGATGGGGACGAGATGACCCGGATCATCTGGGACTTCATCAAGAAGAAGCTGATCCTTCCCTATCTCGACATCGATCTGCTCTATTACGATCTCGGCATCGAGGAACGCGACCGCACCGACGACCAGATCACCGTGGACGCGGCGAACAAGATCAAGGAAGTCGGCGTCGGCGTGAAATGCGCCACCATCACCCCCGACGAGGCCCGCGTCGAGGAATTCGGCCTCAAGCGCATGTACCGCTCGCCCAACGGCACGATCCGGAACATCCTGGGCGGGGTCATCTTCCGCGAGCCGATCATCTGCAAGAACGTCCCGCGCCTCGTGCCTGGCTGGACCCAGCCCATCGTGGTTGGCCGTCACGCCTTCGGCGACCAGTACCGCGCCACGGACTTCCGCTTTCCCGGACCGGGCAAGCTGACGATGAAGTTCGTCGGAGAGGATGGCCAGACCATCGAACGCGAGGTCTTCGACGCCCCCGCCTCCGGTGTCGCCATGGGAATGTACAACCTCGACGAGTCGATCTACGACTTCGCCCGCGCCTCGCTGAACTACGGTCTCAACCGCGGCTACCCGGTGTATCTCTCGACCAAGAACACCATCCTCAAGGCCTATGACGGACGCTTCAAGGACATCTTCCAGGAAGTCTACGAAGCCGAGTTCGCCGACAAGTTCAAGGCCGCGAAGATCTGGTACGAACACCGCCTGATCGACGACATGGTGGCGGCGTCCATGAAGTGGTCCGGCGGCTACGTCTGGGCCTGCAAGAACTACGACGGAGACGTGCAGTCCGACACCGTCGCGCAGGGCTTCGGCTCGCTCGGCCTGATGACCTCGCAGCTGGTGACGCCCGACGGGAAGATCGTCGAGGCCGAGGCGGCGCACGGCACCGTCACCCGCCACTACCGGCAGCACCAGAAGGGCGAGCAGACCTCGACCAACTCGATCGCATCCATCTACGCCTGGACCGGTGGCCTGAAGCATCGCGCGAAGCTCGACGGCAACGACGCGCTGTCGAATTTCGCCAACACGCTGGAAAAGGTCATCGTCCAGACCGTCGAAAGCGGTTTCATGACCAAGGACCTCGCCCTGCTCGTCGGACCAGACCAGAAATGGCTGACCACGATGGGCTTCCTCGAAAAGGTCGACGAAAACCTCGGCAAGGCGCTCGCCGGCTGATCTTCCGGAAAACGCGAGAAGGGGCCGCTCGGACGGCCCCTTTTTTTAGGCACGCTGCCGGCCTGGCGCCTGATCGATCCCCCATTCCGGTCAAGGCAAGGGCAGAGCGATTACTGCGCTCAACTGCTGTGGCAGCTTCGCCCTCGTCCTCCGCCAAAGCAACGCCGCGTCCGAACCACTGCTCAGTTCCGGTCGGCCCAGGGGGTCGGCCCCTCGGGCAGGCTGCGGCCAAAGACGTTCTCCCTGTGCCAGCGCAGGTTTTCCGGATGCGGCGCGTTCCGTGGATCCCTGGGCCTGACCAGCTTTCCGTCCGGCGCCAGCAACCGCCCCACGACGTCGCCGGGCACCTTGTTGTGAGAGACGAGGATCGTCTCGCAATCGTCGGCGACGGAGATCAGCCCGCGATCGAACATCCAGTGCAGTGTCCCCGAAAGCGCCAGCCCGTTGCGCACCGAGTCGCTCCCCTGGCATTCAACGGGACGGATATGCGCCGCCTGCACCTCCGGTCGGCCGCCGCCATTGCGCAGCATCAGCCCGGACAGGGCGCAGCGGTAGCCATAGGCCTCCCGCACCTTCCGGCGGAACGCCACCTCGCGATAGGGCCTGCGGGTGAGGCGCTCGAGCACCGGGCGCTCGAAGGGCTCGGCGCCCTCACCAAACTCGACCGGCTGCGTTTCGTAGCGCGCCGCCTCGATCCGCTCCAGATCCGGAGGCAGCCCGAAATCGACGATGCGGGTAAAGTCCGCCTCGGGCAGCCTGCGGACGGCAAGCTGCACCGCGCCGCCTTTCTTCGGTGTCCCGTCGACCTCGGTCAGCGCCGCTTCCATGGGGCGCCCGTTCATCAGCCGCGGCACCTCCCGGTCGAAGGGAAGGAAGCTCCGGGGCTCGATCATGGCGAGGAACCGGCCCTCGACACCAGGCTTGGGGATCACCCTTTGGATCTTCGCCACCGCGAAATAGCCGCGCGGCCCGGTCTTGACCGGCTCGTAGTAGATGATCCAGTCGCCCACGGCCTCTTGGATGGACCTCAAGTAGGAGCGCGGGAAGTCATAGACGACGTCCGGCTCGTCCTCGTAGGTCGAGTCGGCCTTGTAGATCAGGACGAGCTTCACCATGCGTCCAGGAGAACGGCAATGCTCGAAGATGCAACGGTTTTCTGGCCAGCGCGCGCCAGGATCGCATTATCGTCCTATTCCGGTGTCACCGCGCGATCCCGAGAAGGCCGACATCCTGTTGGATCAGTGCAGGCAGCGGCCGGGCAGAGCCCCCTACCGGCCCCGGTTGTGTATCCGCGAATGCAGCCTGTTGATTATGCCGCTTGCCGTCTTCTCGAAGAGGCAGGGGATTACCGCATGGACAAGCGCCGCCCCGGCGGCGGCGAATAGCGCCAGCGCAAAGCTGAAGGCGAAGGCCATGTGCTCGAGATAGCTTTCATCGACGGTCGCCGGATGGTCGAGGAAAATGCGTTGAAACATGACTCTGTCCTTCTGTTTGTGACCTTGCGCGACACTACACCCGAACCGATGGGCGAATTTCCCAAACCGTGCCCGAAAATCGTTGATCAGAGGATAATATCCACCTAGACAGCCCGACATGGTGACAATTGATGAAACCGACCGCCGCATCCTGAGAGCGTTGCAACGCGACGCCGCTCAATCCCTCGAGGCGCTCGGCGCCGAGGTCAATCTCAGCCGCAATGCCTGCTGGCGCCGTATCCGGGCGCTGGAAGAGGCGGGCGTGATCCGGGGTCGCGCGCTTCTGCTCGACCCGGCGCGGCTCGGGCTCGGGCTGATGGTCTTCATCCAGATCCGCACCAATGCCCATGCCCCGGACTGGCTCGCCGGCTTCAGCGCCGCCACCCGCTCCATGCCCGAGATCCTGGGGGTCTACCGGATGACCGGCGATCTCGACTACCTGATCCGCGCCCGCGTCTCGGACATGGCGGACTACGACCGGCTCTACCAGTCCCTGATCCGCAAGGTCCCGCTGTCGGACGTATCAGCCAGCTTCGTGATGGAAGAAATCAAGGACAGCCACGAACTTCCCCTCTGAGCAGGAGCGACCATGCATTATCTCTACCTCTTCCTCGCCATCCTCGCAGAGACCGTCGGCACCTCCGCCCTGCAGCCGAGCCACCAGTTCACCCGCCTCTGGCCCTCGCTGCTGGTCGTTGCCTCTTACGCCTGCGCTTTCTACCTGCTCTCGCATGCCCTGGCGGTCATGCCGGTCGGCATCGCCTACGCGATCTGGTCGGGGCTCGGTATCGTGCTGATCGCCTTGATCGCCTGGCTCTGTTTCGGCCAGAGCCTCGATCTGCCGGCACTCGCCGGACTTGGATTGATCATCGCCGGCATTCTGGTCATTCACCTCTTTTCTTCCAGCACCATGCACTGACGGCACGTCCGCAGGCACTCGCGAGGCTTTTCCCACTAGCCTTCTGCGCTGCAGCACGCTATGGCCCAGCCAAATTCCGAAAAAGGCTGGCATCATGGACCTTCGCAACATCGCGATCATCGCGCACGTCGACCACGGCAAGACGACGCTCGTGGACGAATTGCTCAAGCAGTCCGGCACCTACCGCGAGAACCAGGCCACGACCGAACGGGCCATGGACAGCAACGACCTCGAGCGCGAGCGCGGGATCACCATCCTCGCCAAAGCGACCTCGGTCGAGTGGAAGGGTATCCGCGTCAACATCGTCGACACGCCGGGCCACGCCGACTTCGGCGGCGAGGTCGAGCGGATCCTGAGCATGGTCGACGGCGTGGTGCTGCTGGTGGATGCGGCCGAAGGCCCGATGCCCCAGACCAAGTTCGTCACCTCCAAGGCGCTTGCGCTTGGCCTGCGCCCCATCGTGGTGCTCAACAAGGTCGACAAGCCCGAGGCCGAGCCCGACCGTGCGCTGGATGAGTGTTTCGACCTCTTCGCCAATCTCGGCGCCAATGACGAACAGCTCGACTTCCCGCATATGTACGCCTCTGGCCGCAGCGGCTGGGCGGACATGGAACTCGACGGCCCGCGCAAGGACCTCTCCGCGCTCTTCGACCTGATCGTCGAGCATGTCCCCGCCCCGAAGCAGGTATCCCAACGCGACGAACCTTTCCGCATGCTCGCCACCACGCTCGGCGCGGACCCGTTCATGGGCCGCATCCTGACAGGCCGTGTCGAATCCGGCACCCTCAAGGTCGGCGAGACGGTCAAGGCGCTCTCGCGCAAGGGCGATCTGCTCGAGAACTTCCGGGTCACAAAGATCCTCGCCTTCCGCGGCCTGAACCAGACACCGATCGATCTGGCAGAGGCGGGGGATATCGTGACGCTGGCCGGCATGTCCAAGGCCACGGTGGCCGACAGTATCGTGGCCACCTCGGTGAACGAGCCCCTGCCCGCCCAGCCCATCGACCCGCCGACGATCTCCGTCACCTTCGGGATCAACGACAGCCCGCTCGCCGGGCGCGACGGCAAGAAGGTGCAGTCACGTGTCATCCGGGACCGGCTCATGAAAGAGGCCGAGTCCAACGTCGCCATCAAGATCGAGGATACCCCGGGCGGAGAGGCCTTCATCGTCTCGGGCCGGGGCGAACTGCAGATGGGCGTGCTGATCGAGAACATGCGGCGCGAGGGCTTCGAACTCTCGATCTCGCGGCCCCGCGTCATCTACCGCGAGGAAGACGGTCAGCGCATGGAGCCGGTCGAGGAAGCCACGATCGACGTGGATGACGATTACTCCGGCGTCGTGATCGAAAAGATCACCGGACCCCGCAAGGGCGAACTGGTCGAGATGAAACCGGCCGGCGCGGGCAAGACGCGCATCGTCGCCCATGTCCCGTCGCGCGGGCTGATCGGCTATCACGGGGAATTTCTCACCGACACCCGCGGGACCGGCGTGCTGAACCGCGTCTTCCACGGCTGGACCCCGCACAAGGGCCCGATCGAAGGGCGCCGTCAGGGCGCGCTGATCTCGATGGAGAACGGGGTATCCGTGGCCTATGCGCTCTGGAACCTCGAAGAGCGCGGCAAGATGTTCATCGGCGCGCAGGAGC encodes:
- a CDS encoding NADP-dependent isocitrate dehydrogenase, giving the protein MTKIKVENPVVELDGDEMTRIIWDFIKKKLILPYLDIDLLYYDLGIEERDRTDDQITVDAANKIKEVGVGVKCATITPDEARVEEFGLKRMYRSPNGTIRNILGGVIFREPIICKNVPRLVPGWTQPIVVGRHAFGDQYRATDFRFPGPGKLTMKFVGEDGQTIEREVFDAPASGVAMGMYNLDESIYDFARASLNYGLNRGYPVYLSTKNTILKAYDGRFKDIFQEVYEAEFADKFKAAKIWYEHRLIDDMVAASMKWSGGYVWACKNYDGDVQSDTVAQGFGSLGLMTSQLVTPDGKIVEAEAAHGTVTRHYRQHQKGEQTSTNSIASIYAWTGGLKHRAKLDGNDALSNFANTLEKVIVQTVESGFMTKDLALLVGPDQKWLTTMGFLEKVDENLGKALAG
- a CDS encoding Lrp/AsnC family transcriptional regulator; this encodes MVTIDETDRRILRALQRDAAQSLEALGAEVNLSRNACWRRIRALEEAGVIRGRALLLDPARLGLGLMVFIQIRTNAHAPDWLAGFSAATRSMPEILGVYRMTGDLDYLIRARVSDMADYDRLYQSLIRKVPLSDVSASFVMEEIKDSHELPL
- a CDS encoding HNH endonuclease, translating into MVKLVLIYKADSTYEDEPDVVYDFPRSYLRSIQEAVGDWIIYYEPVKTGPRGYFAVAKIQRVIPKPGVEGRFLAMIEPRSFLPFDREVPRLMNGRPMEAALTEVDGTPKKGGAVQLAVRRLPEADFTRIVDFGLPPDLERIEAARYETQPVEFGEGAEPFERPVLERLTRRPYREVAFRRKVREAYGYRCALSGLMLRNGGGRPEVQAAHIRPVECQGSDSVRNGLALSGTLHWMFDRGLISVADDCETILVSHNKVPGDVVGRLLAPDGKLVRPRDPRNAPHPENLRWHRENVFGRSLPEGPTPWADRN
- the typA gene encoding translational GTPase TypA, coding for MDLRNIAIIAHVDHGKTTLVDELLKQSGTYRENQATTERAMDSNDLERERGITILAKATSVEWKGIRVNIVDTPGHADFGGEVERILSMVDGVVLLVDAAEGPMPQTKFVTSKALALGLRPIVVLNKVDKPEAEPDRALDECFDLFANLGANDEQLDFPHMYASGRSGWADMELDGPRKDLSALFDLIVEHVPAPKQVSQRDEPFRMLATTLGADPFMGRILTGRVESGTLKVGETVKALSRKGDLLENFRVTKILAFRGLNQTPIDLAEAGDIVTLAGMSKATVADSIVATSVNEPLPAQPIDPPTISVTFGINDSPLAGRDGKKVQSRVIRDRLMKEAESNVAIKIEDTPGGEAFIVSGRGELQMGVLIENMRREGFELSISRPRVIYREEDGQRMEPVEEATIDVDDDYSGVVIEKITGPRKGELVEMKPAGAGKTRIVAHVPSRGLIGYHGEFLTDTRGTGVLNRVFHGWTPHKGPIEGRRQGALISMENGVSVAYALWNLEERGKMFIGAQEQVYEGMIIGEHSRDNDLEVNPLKGKKLTNVRASGTDEAVRLTTPVTLTLEQAIAYIDDDELVEVTPNSIRLRKRYLDPHERKRMAKAS
- a CDS encoding DUF6356 family protein, whose amino-acid sequence is MFQRIFLDHPATVDESYLEHMAFAFSFALALFAAAGAALVHAVIPCLFEKTASGIINRLHSRIHNRGR
- a CDS encoding multidrug efflux SMR transporter, producing MHYLYLFLAILAETVGTSALQPSHQFTRLWPSLLVVASYACAFYLLSHALAVMPVGIAYAIWSGLGIVLIALIAWLCFGQSLDLPALAGLGLIIAGILVIHLFSSSTMH